A single genomic interval of Trichosurus vulpecula isolate mTriVul1 chromosome 6, mTriVul1.pri, whole genome shotgun sequence harbors:
- the CST6 gene encoding cystatin-M — MLLSLLVLCGTSLTLSLAQGDEAGSPDARPPQPGNMLGARTPMSTTHPEVKKAAQYAVETFNRGHNSIYYFRDSKIIKAEKQLVSGIKYYLTMEMGSTECRKDSVALEAGSLAGCPFSTEGEKLQCQFEVLVVPWTNETSVQKFSCSAI; from the exons ATGTTACTCTCCCTGCTGGTCCTCTGTGGCACCTCTCTGACCCTGTCCTTGGCCCAAGGAGACGAGGCAGGCAGTCCTGATGCCAGGCCTCCTCAGCCAGGGAACATGCTGGGTGCCCGGACTCCCATGTCCACCACACACCCAGAGGTGAAGAAGGCTGCCCAGTATGCTGTGGAAACCTTCAACAGGGGTCACAACAGCATATACTATTTCCGAGACTCCAAAATCATCAAAGCTGAGAAGCAG CTCGTGTCCGGCATCAAATACTACCTGACCATGGAGATGGGAAGCACGGAATGTCGGAAGGACTCGGTGGCTCTCGAGGCAGGGAGCTTGGCCGGCTGCCCCTTTTCCACAGAAGGGGAG AAACTACAGTGTCAGTTTGAAGTCCTGGTGGTTCCCTGGACAAATGAGACCAGCGTTCAGAAGTTTTCATGTTCAGCCATCTAA